The following coding sequences are from one Bos mutus isolate GX-2022 chromosome 22, NWIPB_WYAK_1.1, whole genome shotgun sequence window:
- the IQCF3 gene encoding IQ domain-containing protein F3, which yields MAVSSSTILPASAKTNGAATREGYEHLNHCPKTMGSKCSKPEPEPEPDNDDLEKERKRKLLLAKQRQIARMKAARKIQAWWRGTLVRRTLLAAALRAWMIQCWWRTVLWRKLYMRRKNLLKMYVMEEQAAVKLQSWVRMWQCHQHYCQVCNAVCILQAPKSCFTFQTSDVSQALYGGAFNQPEFHIEILSI from the exons ATGGCTGTCTCCTCATCTACCATCCTTCCTGCCTCTGCCAAGACCAATGGAGCAGCGACCAGAGAGGGATATGAACACCTGAACCACTGCCCCAAAACCATGGGCAGTAAATGCTCT AAGCCTGAACCAGAACCAGAACCAGATAATGACGAtctagagaaagagaggaaaaggaag TTGCTTCTTGCAAAACAACGCCAGATAGCAAGGATGAAGGCGGCTAGGAAGATCCAGGCCTGGTGGCGTGGAACCCTGGTGCGTAGGACCCTGCTGGCAGCCGCCCTCAGGGCCTGGATGATTCAGTGCTGGTGGAGAACAGTCCTGTGGAGGAAGTTGTATATGCGACGGAAGAACTTACTGAAGATGTATGTAATGGAGGAGCAGGCGGCAGTCAAGCTCCAGTCCTGGGTTCGCATGTGGCAGTGCCATCAACATTACTGCCAAGTGTGCAACGCTGTATGCATACTACAAGCTCCAAAGAGCTGCTTCACCTTTCAGACCAGTGATGTTTCACAGGCACTATACGGAGGTGCTTTCAACCAGCCAGAGTTCCATATTGAAATCCTATCAATCTAA